Proteins from a genomic interval of Oleidesulfovibrio alaskensis DSM 16109:
- a CDS encoding dTDP-4-dehydrorhamnose 3,5-epimerase family protein: MLNTADISAAAILLPVEGAQLSELRQIPAEGGPVLHMLRLDSPQFSQFGEIYFSEVLPRRVKAWKRHSLMTQLFAVPVGCIHVVLYDGREKSPTSGRLAQVTLGRPDNYRLLRIPPQVWYGFAATGDTPALVANCTDIPHRQGESERAPQDAPFIPFSWAGADLSGTPVM, from the coding sequence ATGCTGAACACCGCAGATATAAGCGCAGCAGCCATACTGCTGCCCGTGGAGGGGGCGCAGCTTTCCGAGCTGCGTCAGATACCGGCTGAAGGCGGCCCCGTGCTGCACATGCTGCGTCTGGATTCTCCCCAGTTTTCACAGTTCGGGGAAATATATTTTTCCGAAGTGCTGCCCCGCCGCGTAAAAGCGTGGAAACGGCACAGCCTCATGACTCAGCTGTTCGCCGTTCCCGTGGGCTGCATTCATGTTGTTCTGTACGACGGCAGAGAAAAATCGCCCACCAGCGGAAGGCTGGCACAGGTCACGCTGGGCAGACCGGACAACTACCGCCTGCTGCGCATCCCGCCGCAGGTCTGGTACGGGTTTGCCGCCACAGGCGACACTCCGGCACTGGTGGCCAACTGCACAGACATTCCGCACAGACAGGGAGAATCGGAACGCGCCCCGCAGGACGCGCCGTTCATTCCTTTCAGCTGGGCCGGAGCAGACCTTTCCGGCACGCCGGTCATGTAA
- a CDS encoding acyltransferase, producing the protein MLPRPETLCLRAALRDNAEELWTWLAAVPPTAAGTLLRMAMLRPLFGSGAPRMGTGCLLRGCRNMHFAQQVRIMPRCSLYARGGSISIGSRTALNSGVFVDAEDGGTITIGSDCGIGPGTVIRAANHRFGKAGIPISMQGHRPGRIVIEDDVWIGANCTILPDVRIGTGAVVGAGAVVTRDVPPHTVATGVPARVTGSRSDR; encoded by the coding sequence CGAAGAACTGTGGACATGGCTTGCAGCCGTGCCGCCCACCGCAGCGGGCACCCTGCTGCGTATGGCCATGCTGCGGCCGCTGTTCGGCAGCGGCGCGCCCCGTATGGGAACAGGCTGCCTGCTGCGGGGCTGCCGCAACATGCACTTTGCGCAGCAGGTGCGCATCATGCCGCGCTGCAGCCTGTACGCCCGCGGCGGCAGCATCAGCATCGGCAGCCGCACGGCACTCAACAGCGGGGTATTTGTGGACGCCGAAGACGGCGGTACCATAACCATAGGCAGCGACTGCGGCATAGGGCCCGGCACCGTCATCCGTGCGGCAAACCACAGGTTCGGCAAAGCCGGTATTCCCATCAGCATGCAGGGGCACAGGCCGGGCCGCATAGTCATAGAGGATGACGTCTGGATAGGCGCCAACTGCACCATTTTGCCCGATGTACGCATAGGCACCGGCGCAGTTGTGGGCGCAGGAGCAGTTGTGACGCGCGATGTGCCCCCCCATACCGTGGCCACCGGCGTACCGGCGCGCGTCACCGGCAGCCGCTCCGACCGCTGA
- a CDS encoding CatB-related O-acetyltransferase — MTSAEQPAMNSGGQTGCNHIHPAATVAQGCEIAGSVMHEHARLKKNAELRDSVLGAYSYLSAGSMAVAADIGRFTSVGPGAYIGLWEHDTFTTTHTFYLYESSGGFCKGWRNFSRDSIRTVIGSDVWIGANAVIRKGVTVGHGAVIGASAVVTRDVPPFAVVTGVPAHVHRYRFDAATRSLLLRTRWWDLPRETIQDMVDKEVWYDINDLVAYLRTLPDMQAEQMDGQAAGQMDGQAETPQDRQAPQQKHRSRK, encoded by the coding sequence ATGACCAGCGCAGAACAGCCTGCCATGAACAGCGGCGGCCAGACCGGCTGCAACCATATTCATCCCGCGGCCACGGTGGCACAGGGCTGCGAAATTGCGGGCAGCGTCATGCACGAACACGCCCGGCTGAAAAAAAACGCCGAACTGCGCGACTCGGTACTGGGTGCCTACAGCTATCTTTCTGCCGGTTCCATGGCCGTTGCCGCCGACATCGGCAGGTTCACCTCCGTGGGCCCCGGCGCATATATCGGACTGTGGGAACATGACACCTTCACCACCACCCACACCTTTTACCTGTATGAATCCAGCGGCGGGTTCTGCAAAGGCTGGCGCAACTTCAGCCGCGACAGCATAAGAACGGTCATCGGGTCAGACGTGTGGATAGGAGCCAATGCCGTCATCCGCAAGGGCGTCACCGTGGGCCACGGGGCCGTCATAGGCGCTTCGGCCGTGGTGACCCGCGATGTACCGCCCTTTGCCGTGGTGACAGGCGTACCGGCGCATGTACACAGGTACCGCTTTGACGCCGCCACCCGCAGCCTGCTGCTGCGCACGCGCTGGTGGGACCTGCCGCGGGAGACAATACAGGACATGGTGGACAAAGAAGTCTGGTACGATATCAATGACCTTGTGGCATATCTGCGGACTCTGCCCGACATGCAGGCCGAACAGATGGACGGACAGGCGGCCGGACAAATGGACGGACAGGCGGAGACCCCGCAAGACCGACAGGCCCCGCAGCAAAAGCACCGTTCACGGAAATGA
- a CDS encoding phosphoglycerate dehydrogenase: protein MKIAITTSSFARFSEAPLQLLRQEHIDYVLNPLGRKLTENETIDLLQDCVAVAAGTEPLTARVMDALPGLKVISRCGTGMDNVDMEAARARGIAVRNTPDGPTQAVAELTLGLALDLMRQVSRMDRELRSGVWKKRMGNLLGGKRLGIVGMGRIGRAVADIFTPLGVQVAFNDPVSCCGDYPCMPVEELLGWADILSLHCSMTGGECSLFTAEHLRRMKRGSWVINVARGGLIDEQALYEALADGHLAGAAVDVFGNEPYTGPLSSLDNVILTPHIGSYAKEARIRMETDTIANLIDALRAAGVK from the coding sequence ATGAAAATAGCCATAACAACGTCGTCATTCGCCCGCTTCAGCGAGGCACCGCTGCAGCTGCTGCGGCAGGAGCACATAGACTATGTGCTGAACCCGCTGGGCCGCAAACTGACCGAAAACGAAACCATAGACCTGCTGCAGGACTGCGTGGCCGTGGCGGCAGGCACGGAACCGCTCACAGCCCGCGTCATGGACGCGCTGCCCGGCCTCAAGGTCATCTCCCGCTGCGGCACCGGCATGGACAACGTGGACATGGAAGCCGCACGCGCACGCGGCATCGCCGTACGCAACACGCCGGACGGCCCCACGCAGGCAGTGGCGGAACTGACCCTCGGACTGGCTCTTGATCTTATGCGTCAGGTTTCGCGCATGGACAGGGAACTGCGTTCCGGCGTGTGGAAAAAACGCATGGGCAACCTGCTGGGGGGCAAGCGGCTGGGTATTGTCGGCATGGGTCGCATAGGCCGCGCCGTGGCAGATATTTTCACACCGCTGGGAGTACAGGTGGCCTTCAACGATCCGGTATCCTGCTGCGGTGATTATCCCTGCATGCCCGTGGAAGAACTGCTCGGCTGGGCGGATATTCTGAGCCTGCACTGCTCCATGACGGGCGGCGAATGTTCGCTTTTCACCGCGGAACACCTGCGGCGCATGAAACGCGGCAGCTGGGTGATCAACGTGGCCCGCGGCGGCCTGATAGATGAGCAGGCGCTGTACGAAGCCCTTGCCGACGGCCATCTGGCCGGCGCCGCCGTGGATGTTTTCGGCAACGAACCCTACACCGGACCGCTGAGTTCGCTGGACAACGTCATCCTGACTCCGCACATCGGGTCTTACGCCAAGGAGGCCCGCATACGCATGGAAACCGATACCATTGCCAATCTCATCGACGCGCTGCGCGCCGCCGGAGTGAAATAA
- a CDS encoding NAD-dependent epimerase/dehydratase family protein, translated as MANYLVTGIAGFIGSAVARALLQQGHQVTGVDNLTTGYRDNVPAGAAFIKADCQDAALYDTVLPRTPFDAIFHIAGQSSGEVSFDDPAYDLRTNTESTLHLLRFARRTGCTRLIYASTMSVYGCQPDEPVHETAPAAPLSFYGVGKLASEHYLRLHEQFGIRSTALRLFNVYGHGQNMDNMRQGMVSIFMAMMLRNGHIHVKGSPERYRDFVHIDDVVRAFLLCLGQQRSHGEVINIAGSGRVTVGQLVEELRALHPAPVTVEFSGCTAGDMHGIHADKDKARTVLGYTPQVSLRQGLEDMYRRTAPLLTRHHGAENAS; from the coding sequence ATGGCAAACTATCTTGTAACCGGCATTGCCGGATTCATCGGTTCCGCCGTGGCGCGCGCCCTGCTGCAGCAGGGACATCAGGTCACCGGCGTGGATAACCTGACAACAGGATACCGCGACAATGTTCCCGCGGGTGCCGCCTTTATCAAGGCAGACTGTCAGGACGCCGCCCTGTACGATACCGTCCTGCCGCGCACCCCCTTTGACGCGATTTTTCACATAGCCGGACAAAGCAGCGGCGAAGTGAGTTTTGACGATCCCGCATATGACCTGCGCACCAACACTGAATCGACGCTGCATCTGCTGCGGTTTGCCCGCCGCACCGGCTGCACGCGGCTCATATATGCCAGCACCATGTCGGTATACGGCTGCCAGCCGGACGAACCCGTGCATGAAACAGCCCCCGCAGCACCGCTTTCATTCTACGGTGTGGGCAAACTGGCCAGCGAGCACTACCTGCGCCTGCATGAACAGTTCGGCATCCGTTCCACCGCGCTGCGCCTGTTCAATGTGTACGGCCACGGGCAGAACATGGACAACATGCGTCAGGGCATGGTTTCCATTTTCATGGCCATGATGCTGCGCAACGGGCACATTCATGTGAAAGGCAGCCCGGAAAGATACCGGGACTTTGTGCACATTGACGACGTGGTACGCGCCTTTCTGCTCTGTCTCGGGCAGCAGCGCTCGCACGGCGAAGTGATCAACATCGCCGGCAGCGGCCGTGTTACCGTGGGGCAGCTGGTGGAAGAACTGCGTGCTCTGCATCCGGCACCTGTCACCGTGGAGTTTTCCGGCTGCACGGCAGGAGACATGCACGGCATACATGCAGACAAAGACAAAGCCCGCACAGTACTGGGCTATACGCCGCAGGTTTCGCTGCGGCAGGGGCTGGAAGACATGTACCGGCGCACCGCACCGCTGCTGACCCGGCACCACGGGGCAGAAAACGCATCCTGA
- a CDS encoding HAD family hydrolase: MALELVVFDCDGVLLESVEVKTRAFARTVEEHGPAAVGRMLEYHAAHGGVSRFRKFEWFCTEVLGRPARQEDLQTMGERFARLAFEEVMAAPCVPGALETVEALHGRVPLYVASGAPHDELNTVLSARGLAARFDGVFGSPPHKTQLLADILERTGAAATRTVMVGDSSTDLEAATACGTLFFGRGAVFAGSGHPWAADLHPLKDHLLQLLQCGGA; encoded by the coding sequence ATGGCGCTGGAACTGGTTGTCTTTGACTGCGACGGAGTTCTGCTGGAAAGCGTGGAGGTAAAAACCCGCGCCTTTGCCCGCACGGTGGAAGAGCACGGTCCCGCAGCCGTTGGGCGGATGCTGGAATACCATGCGGCTCACGGCGGAGTGAGCAGATTCAGAAAGTTTGAATGGTTCTGCACCGAGGTGCTGGGCAGGCCCGCGCGGCAGGAAGACCTGCAGACCATGGGCGAAAGGTTTGCCCGACTGGCCTTTGAAGAGGTTATGGCCGCCCCCTGCGTGCCCGGTGCACTGGAAACGGTGGAAGCACTGCACGGCAGAGTGCCTTTGTATGTGGCATCGGGCGCCCCCCATGACGAGCTGAATACGGTGCTGAGCGCCCGCGGACTTGCCGCACGTTTCGACGGCGTGTTCGGCTCGCCGCCGCACAAGACGCAGCTGCTGGCGGACATTCTGGAAAGAACAGGCGCTGCCGCGACCCGCACGGTAATGGTGGGCGACAGCAGCACCGATCTGGAAGCGGCCACAGCCTGCGGCACCCTGTTTTTCGGCAGGGGCGCGGTTTTTGCCGGCTCCGGCCATCCGTGGGCAGCCGACCTGCACCCGCTCAAGGACCACCTGCTGCAGCTGTTGCAGTGCGGCGGGGCATAA
- the rfbG gene encoding CDP-glucose 4,6-dehydratase, translating to MFADVYEGARVLVTGHTGFKGSWLTAWLLELGATVAGFADGVPTSPSGYAAMGLENRITTYTGDIRDRDAVQAAFADFRPQFVFHMAAQALVRRSYREPAATFATNAMGTLNVMEAVRTTPEVRVVVSITSDKCYRNDEWVWGYRETDHLGGDDPYSASKACAEIVAHSYITSFFTSGPRCATVRAGNVIGGGDWAEDRIVPDCARAWAAGEPVIIRNPSATRPWQHVLEPLSGYLWLGAGLAAESAATAENPLHGQAFNFGPPAEVIRTVGDVVGELGAHWPGFTARLGTPPAHEAECTLLKLCCDKALARLGWRAVLRHEETVRFTAEWYNAFYSGASGDMSAFTTGQIAEYVRKARQGGLPWTSC from the coding sequence ATGTTTGCTGATGTCTACGAAGGCGCCCGCGTTCTGGTGACAGGACATACCGGATTCAAAGGTTCGTGGCTCACTGCGTGGCTGCTGGAACTGGGCGCCACGGTGGCAGGGTTTGCCGACGGCGTTCCCACCAGTCCCTCGGGGTACGCGGCCATGGGGCTGGAAAACCGCATAACCACCTACACGGGCGATATCCGCGACAGAGACGCCGTGCAGGCGGCTTTTGCCGATTTCCGTCCGCAATTTGTCTTTCATATGGCGGCACAGGCGCTTGTACGCCGCTCATACAGAGAACCGGCAGCCACGTTTGCCACCAACGCCATGGGCACACTGAACGTCATGGAAGCCGTACGCACCACGCCGGAGGTCCGCGTGGTGGTAAGCATTACCAGCGACAAGTGCTACCGCAATGACGAATGGGTGTGGGGCTACCGCGAAACAGACCACCTCGGGGGCGACGACCCGTACAGCGCGTCAAAAGCCTGTGCGGAAATTGTAGCCCATTCGTATATAACCTCGTTTTTCACATCCGGCCCGCGCTGTGCAACGGTGCGTGCAGGCAATGTCATAGGCGGGGGAGACTGGGCCGAAGACCGCATCGTGCCCGACTGCGCGCGGGCATGGGCCGCCGGTGAACCTGTCATAATCCGCAATCCTTCCGCAACCAGACCGTGGCAGCATGTGCTCGAACCGCTGTCAGGGTATCTGTGGCTGGGGGCCGGACTGGCGGCAGAATCAGCAGCTACGGCCGAAAACCCGCTGCACGGTCAGGCATTCAACTTCGGGCCGCCGGCAGAGGTTATCCGTACTGTAGGCGACGTGGTGGGCGAACTGGGCGCACATTGGCCGGGATTTACCGCCCGGCTGGGCACGCCGCCCGCGCACGAGGCGGAATGCACCCTGCTCAAGCTGTGCTGCGACAAGGCGCTGGCGCGGCTGGGCTGGCGCGCTGTGCTGCGCCACGAAGAAACCGTGCGCTTTACGGCCGAGTGGTATAATGCCTTTTATTCCGGCGCATCGGGTGATATGTCCGCTTTCACCACCGGCCAGATAGCGGAATATGTCCGCAAGGCCCGACAGGGAGGATTGCCGTGGACATCATGCTGA
- the rfbF gene encoding glucose-1-phosphate cytidylyltransferase, which translates to MKVIIMCGGKGTRLREETGTRPKPMLDIGGRPILWHIMDIYARQGFKDFILPLGYKGDMIKQYFWEYKIRNSDFTIDLASGNMTTHNSCPTDWRVTMCDTGQDTMKGARISQVAHHIDTQRFMVTYGDGVADIDLHALLDFHIRSGNTGTFTGVRMPSRFGAVQTDEQGNILSWQEKPVLNEYINCGFFVFEREFLDYLSDDPSCDLEKEPLERLAAEGRLGMYPHDGFWHCMDTLRDYNDLNAMWNSGSAPWAAAAGGADVC; encoded by the coding sequence ATGAAAGTCATCATCATGTGCGGCGGCAAAGGAACCCGCCTGCGCGAAGAAACGGGAACACGCCCCAAGCCCATGCTGGACATCGGCGGACGCCCCATTCTGTGGCACATCATGGATATATACGCCCGGCAGGGCTTCAAGGACTTCATCCTGCCGCTGGGTTACAAAGGCGACATGATCAAGCAGTATTTCTGGGAATACAAAATACGCAACTCCGATTTCACCATAGATCTTGCCTCCGGCAACATGACCACACACAACAGCTGCCCCACCGACTGGCGCGTAACCATGTGCGACACCGGACAGGACACCATGAAGGGCGCACGCATCAGTCAGGTGGCGCACCACATTGACACGCAGCGTTTCATGGTGACCTACGGCGACGGTGTGGCCGACATTGATCTGCACGCCCTGCTGGATTTCCATATCCGTTCAGGCAACACGGGCACATTCACGGGAGTGCGCATGCCTTCGCGCTTCGGGGCCGTGCAGACTGACGAGCAGGGCAACATTCTGTCATGGCAGGAAAAACCTGTGCTCAACGAATACATCAACTGCGGCTTTTTCGTCTTTGAACGCGAGTTTCTGGACTACCTTTCCGATGATCCGTCCTGCGACCTTGAAAAAGAACCGCTTGAGCGTCTTGCCGCAGAAGGCAGACTGGGCATGTACCCCCATGACGGCTTCTGGCATTGCATGGACACCCTGCGCGACTATAACGACCTGAACGCCATGTGGAACAGCGGCAGCGCACCGTGGGCCGCAGCAGCAGGAGGCGCCGATGTTTGCTGA
- a CDS encoding DegT/DnrJ/EryC1/StrS family aminotransferase has translation MTSPTTEAKRTALRRRLSELSTRFCNDEVLLANPVLAKNTFYADLLASLDWDDAAVHMPQRTRWLQMARYALRSTVWLASLAVNTLVTRLCWRSGPAQEHAVNGLNRNTAAEQAGPRPLVLIDTFFHMKRIVRNGRFNEVYLPGLGDALEEAGVEYAYLPRVCEGENPLVFYRALRVLQQQRVPVILDTQLFTVADLLRIGLAAIRAPFALRRVLQAVAAPQPPAATGTSAHQALARWSDDAPHGTPSYEKPYGSDDIPSLEEPRETTHPAGSQPPFDRTFIDRRISRALWAAMHDVTARYYARGITGRRLGTVTDSGGAGAARALTVVSWYENQQTEKLLFRGIRRAGIACRIAGAQLLVVPPEQMNMQPDMAEEPLQVLPDTILTLGPHALAADTTGRAAAGAALRYRHLFAPQAQRACPARDVLILLSISEAENRSLLRRLRSIPLPLPPDAALLVKFHPDTDPAAYAHLLPRGSLTIGGTMPEALSRARLVIGTGSGSLAEAACRGIPVIAASMGGSGALNYMPEPGRNTIWFPAGSTQDILDHARRLLGMNRQQLDALKHSGTAMRDTVFFNPSPERILAMLGLADDCWSGAGPEQAQEYIRHRQSTREEDTCTSPAAAAHTPQQRLLQAVHAGPHGAAYADALAALPVPRYPAEIRRLVPSRAGRTAASLRRMLRQLLQPHCFGFITGAPAAPAAVVPQPDCVGDTRKAVAEYEEAFTRFIERPLCIDDAPPAEDAAATCRAACSLPCTSQCSLPDQHDAGHTGTGGSVSFAAARMGLYALLKASGVGAGDEVILTAFTCAVMADAVLRTGATPVYTDVDPVTLGTCPQAVERALTDRTRAVVAQHSFGIPCRIEDIALITRSRGVLLIEDCALTLGSRLHGRTAGTLGDAAIFSTDHTKPLNTLIGGVVYTRNTALYDAVARMAQSAPELEEAHQMRLWKQLLFETRYHDPARYGRYPAAALLRRLYGRMTGSGPVLLTADSPAAGGAGRHTHPYAYPARMPAFLARGGTAALRCAAAAETQRRVMLQGYLDAVADTPLADYVPAAYYDADRYIVPHRFVMPVPRAEKLLAAMEHRVDTAWTWFREPVVCAPAGLASAGYVRGECPVSETVCAHIVNWPVDVPPQYAGELLEFFRSAVRRHAAHHTGQP, from the coding sequence ATGACATCCCCTACGACCGAAGCAAAAAGAACCGCGCTGCGCCGGAGACTGAGCGAGCTTTCCACCCGTTTCTGCAACGACGAGGTATTGCTGGCTAATCCGGTGCTGGCCAAAAACACCTTCTACGCCGACCTGCTTGCGTCCCTTGACTGGGATGACGCAGCCGTGCACATGCCGCAACGTACCAGATGGCTCCAGATGGCCCGGTATGCATTGCGCAGCACCGTGTGGCTGGCCAGCCTTGCCGTCAATACTCTTGTCACCCGCCTGTGCTGGCGTTCCGGCCCCGCGCAGGAACACGCCGTAAACGGCCTGAACCGCAACACCGCAGCGGAACAGGCCGGACCGCGGCCGCTGGTACTCATCGACACGTTTTTCCACATGAAGCGCATCGTCCGCAACGGCAGATTCAACGAAGTGTACCTGCCCGGACTAGGCGACGCACTGGAAGAGGCCGGCGTGGAATATGCCTACCTGCCGCGCGTCTGCGAAGGGGAGAACCCGCTGGTGTTCTACCGGGCTCTCAGGGTGCTGCAGCAGCAACGTGTTCCCGTCATTCTGGACACACAGCTGTTCACCGTTGCCGACCTGCTGCGCATAGGACTGGCCGCCATTCGCGCACCCTTTGCCCTGCGGCGCGTTCTGCAGGCCGTGGCCGCGCCGCAGCCGCCTGCCGCCACAGGCACTTCTGCCCATCAGGCTCTGGCCAGATGGAGCGATGACGCACCACATGGCACCCCGTCATACGAAAAACCATACGGAAGTGATGACATTCCGTCATTGGAAGAACCACGGGAAACAACACACCCCGCAGGCAGTCAGCCGCCCTTTGACCGCACCTTCATAGACCGGCGCATCAGCCGTGCGCTGTGGGCGGCCATGCACGACGTCACGGCGCGCTATTACGCACGCGGCATCACCGGCCGCAGGCTGGGAACGGTAACAGACTCAGGCGGCGCGGGTGCAGCGCGGGCCCTCACCGTGGTTTCATGGTACGAAAACCAGCAAACGGAAAAACTGCTGTTCCGCGGCATACGCCGTGCGGGCATCGCGTGCCGCATTGCAGGCGCGCAGCTGCTTGTGGTGCCTCCGGAGCAGATGAACATGCAGCCGGACATGGCCGAAGAACCATTGCAGGTGCTGCCCGACACCATCCTGACGCTGGGGCCGCATGCGCTGGCTGCAGACACCACCGGCAGAGCGGCCGCAGGCGCCGCCCTGCGCTACCGCCATCTGTTCGCCCCTCAGGCGCAGCGGGCATGCCCCGCCAGAGACGTCCTGATTCTGCTGTCCATTTCCGAAGCAGAAAACCGTTCACTGCTGCGCCGCCTGCGCTCAATCCCGTTGCCGCTGCCTCCGGATGCGGCGCTGCTGGTCAAATTTCATCCTGACACCGACCCCGCCGCCTATGCACACCTGCTGCCCAGAGGCAGCCTGACCATAGGCGGCACCATGCCCGAGGCACTCAGCCGGGCAAGGCTGGTCATAGGCACCGGTTCCGGTTCGCTGGCCGAAGCCGCATGCCGCGGCATACCTGTCATTGCGGCTTCCATGGGCGGCAGCGGCGCGCTCAACTACATGCCGGAACCCGGCAGAAACACCATCTGGTTTCCCGCCGGCAGCACACAGGATATTCTGGACCACGCCCGCCGTCTGCTGGGCATGAACCGGCAGCAGCTGGACGCGTTGAAACACAGCGGAACCGCAATGCGGGATACGGTCTTTTTCAACCCTTCGCCGGAACGCATTCTTGCCATGCTGGGACTGGCAGACGACTGCTGGTCCGGAGCAGGGCCGGAACAGGCACAGGAATACATCCGCCACAGGCAAAGCACCCGTGAGGAAGACACCTGTACGTCTCCGGCCGCGGCCGCACATACCCCGCAGCAACGGCTGCTGCAGGCGGTACACGCCGGTCCTCACGGTGCCGCATACGCAGACGCCCTGGCCGCGCTGCCTGTGCCGCGGTATCCGGCTGAAATCAGGAGGCTTGTGCCGTCGCGGGCGGGCCGGACGGCCGCTTCGCTGCGCCGTATGCTGCGCCAGCTGCTGCAACCGCACTGCTTCGGATTCATCACCGGCGCACCGGCGGCCCCCGCCGCAGTGGTACCGCAGCCGGACTGCGTCGGCGACACGCGCAAGGCTGTGGCGGAATATGAAGAAGCGTTCACACGGTTCATCGAACGCCCTTTATGCATCGACGATGCGCCGCCCGCAGAGGACGCCGCAGCAACCTGCCGCGCAGCGTGTTCCCTGCCGTGCACCTCGCAATGCTCACTGCCCGACCAGCACGATGCCGGACACACCGGCACGGGCGGGTCTGTCAGCTTTGCCGCCGCACGCATGGGCCTTTACGCCCTGCTGAAAGCTTCCGGAGTGGGAGCAGGTGACGAGGTGATACTCACCGCCTTCACCTGCGCCGTCATGGCCGATGCAGTGCTGCGCACCGGTGCCACCCCCGTATACACCGATGTGGATCCGGTAACGCTGGGCACCTGCCCGCAGGCGGTGGAACGCGCCCTCACAGACCGCACCAGAGCAGTGGTTGCCCAGCATAGTTTCGGTATTCCCTGCCGGATAGAAGACATCGCCCTGATAACCCGATCACGCGGGGTGCTGCTCATTGAAGATTGCGCCCTGACGCTGGGATCGCGGCTGCACGGCCGCACCGCAGGCACCTTGGGCGATGCAGCGATTTTCTCCACAGACCACACAAAACCGCTCAACACGCTTATCGGGGGCGTGGTATACACCCGCAACACTGCACTGTACGACGCGGTGGCCCGCATGGCGCAATCCGCGCCCGAACTGGAAGAGGCGCACCAGATGAGGCTGTGGAAGCAGCTGCTTTTTGAAACACGGTACCATGATCCGGCCCGTTACGGACGCTACCCCGCCGCGGCGCTGCTGCGGCGGCTGTACGGCCGCATGACCGGCAGCGGGCCGGTGCTGCTTACGGCGGATTCCCCCGCAGCCGGCGGCGCCGGGCGTCATACGCATCCTTATGCCTATCCGGCGCGCATGCCTGCCTTTCTGGCACGCGGCGGCACGGCCGCGCTGCGCTGCGCCGCAGCGGCCGAAACACAGCGCAGGGTCATGCTGCAGGGCTATCTGGATGCCGTGGCCGACACGCCGCTGGCAGACTATGTGCCGGCAGCCTATTACGATGCCGACCGCTACATAGTGCCGCACCGGTTTGTCATGCCCGTGCCGCGTGCGGAAAAACTGCTGGCAGCCATGGAACACCGCGTGGACACCGCATGGACATGGTTCCGCGAGCCGGTGGTCTGCGCTCCCGCAGGGCTTGCCTCGGCAGGGTATGTACGCGGTGAATGCCCTGTTTCCGAAACTGTCTGCGCGCACATCGTCAACTGGCCTGTGGACGTACCACCGCAGTATGCCGGAGAATTGCTCGAATTTTTCCGCTCCGCCGTCCGGCGGCACGCGGCACACCATACCGGGCAGCCTTAA